CCTTCGCCGGCACGGGGACCGCAACGAGCCGACCCTCGACCGAGATGAACGTCGGTGGCCGAGGGACCGGAAGCCATTCCGGCAGCGCGCCCCGGGACCACGCGAGGCACAGCAGGGCCGCGACCAGGCCCACCGCCAGGATCGGGTTCAGCCCGGCCCTGGTCGCAGCCGCACCGCCGCGCCTCTCGATGCGCTCGGCCTGCCGTCGGTAGCGGCGCATCGACAAGGTCACGCCGCAGTGTCGCAACCGAGCCGCCGTTGGCGCGCCATGCTTCCGGGTGAACCTGTGTGGGCGGCAGCCCGACCGCCCCCAGCACCTGTCCGAGGGACGGGACCGGCTTGGTCTGCCGACCACAAGGGCGCACGATGTCTCCCGTGCGCGCACTCCTCCTCGAGAACCTCCACCCCGACGCCGTGACGAACCTTGAGCAGGCCGGCTACGAGGTGATCACCCGCACCGGCGCCCTCGACGAGGACGAGCTCATCGACGCCCTGCAGGGGGTCGCCCTCCTCGGCATCCGGTCCAAGACGACCGTGACCGCTCGCGCGATCGAGAGCTCGCCGGACCTGGTCGCGATCGGTGCGTTCTGCATCGGCACCAACCAGATCGACCTCGCCTCGGCCGCCCACCACGGGGTCGCGGTGTTCAACGCGCCGTTCTCCAACACGCGATCGGTCGTCGAGATCACGATCGCCGAGATCATCGCCCTCACGCGACGGCTCACGGAGTTCGACCGGTCGATGCACGAGGGTGTCTGGAACAAGTCGGCGATCGGCGCGCACGAGGTGCGCGGCCGGACGCTCGGGATCATCGGGTACGGCAACATCGGCACGCAGCTGTCGGTGCTCGCCGAGAACCTCGGCATGTCGGTCATCTTCTACGACACCGCCGAGAAGCTCGCGCTCGGCAACGCGCGCCGGGCCTCGACCATGGACGAGCTGCTCGAGTCGGCCGACATCGTCACGCTGCACGTCGACGGTCGCCCTGGAAACGCCGGGATGTTCGGAGGCAAGCAGATCGCGCGGATGCGACCGGGGGCGATCCTGCTCAACCTGTCCCGCGGCTTCGTCGTCGACCCGGCGTCCCTCCGGGAGGCGATCGTCTCGCAGCACCTGAGCGGTGCGGCGATCGACGTCTTCCCCGTCGAGCCCAAGCGCAAGGGCGACCCGTTCGAGTCCGAGCTGCGCGGCCTGCCCAACGTCATCCTCACACCGCACACGGGCGGCTCGACCGAGGAGGCGCAGGAGGCGATCGGCAACTTCGTGTCCCACAAGATGCGGGACTACCTCCGGACGGGCACGACGACCCTCAGCGTCAACCTGCCGAACCTCGCGCTCGACCAGGCGCCCGGCGTGCACCGCCTGGCCTACCTGCACCGGAACACGCCCGGCGTCCTGGCCGCCGTCAACGCGACGCTCGCCAAGCACGGCGTGAACATCGAGGGGCAGCTGCTGGCGACGCGTGGCGAGATCGGCTACGTCGTGACGGACGCCGGCGCACCGGTCGAGCAGGCTGTCGTCGAGGCGCTGCGGGCGCGACCCGAGTCGGTCCGACTGCGTCTGCTGTCGTAGGCCGCACCCGGTCCGGCAGACGACACGATCACGACATGACGACGGCGGCCAGAGGAGACATCTCCCTCGGCCGCCGTCGTCGTCGAGCCGGTCAGGCGGAGCCGGACTTGCGCCGGAACTGCCGCTGCACCGGTCCCGTCGTCTCAGCGCTGTGCACCGAGCCCGTGTTCTTCGAGCCGTCGGCCGTCCGGTGCCCCGCCGCCTTCTTGCGGTCGAGCGCCTCCCGGAACTTCGCCTTCGCGTCCTCGGTCGCCGTCGGTGCGCTCGGCGTGTCGTCCTGCTGCGCCATCGCGGTGCCTCCTCGTCGTCGTCAAGCCCTTGACGGGCGCTGCGCGGGGTTGTCCACCGCGCCGCATGCCCAGCGTACGGTCGTGTGATGCACGTCGCCGACCCGCAGCGCCACGCCCGGCTCCCGACCCGTCGTGCAGGACGGTCCGGGCTCGCGCTCGGGGTGGCCACGCTGGGCCTGTGGCAGAACTTCGGAGCGGCGCGACCCTTCGCCGAGCAGCGCGAGCTCGTGCTGCGCGCGATCGACCTCGGGATCACGCACCTCGACCTCGCCAACAACTACGGCCCCCCGGCGGGTGCCGCTGAGGAGAGCGTCGGGCGGCTCCTTGCGCGCGATCTGGCCCCCTACCGGGACGAGCTCGTGATCGCCACCAAGGCCGGGTACCGCGCGTGGCCCGGCCCGTACGGCGAGCACGGCTCGCGCAAGTACCTGCTCGCCTCCCTCGACCGCTCGCTCGCCCGGTTGGGGCTCGACCACGTCGACGTGTTCTACAGCCACCGCTACGACCCGAAGACGCCTCTCGAGGAGACGCTCGGCGCGCTGACGACGGCGCTGGACTCGGGGCGCGCACGCTACGTCGGGGTGTCGTCGTACTCGGCCGTGCGCACGGCGCAGGCGGCCGAGCTCGCGCAGTCGATGGGCCTCGAGCTCACCCTCCACCAGCCGTCGTACTCGATGCTGAACCGCTGGGTCGAGCACCCCGACGCCGCCGCCGACGGACGATCGCTGCTCGACGTCGCCGCCGACGTGGGGCTCGGCGTCGTGGCGTTCTCGCCGCTCGCCCAGGGCATGCTCACGGGCCGCTACCTCGACGGGGTGCCGCCGGACTCGCGCGCCGCGCGTGGTGGACCGCTGCGTCCGGAGTACCTCAGCGCCGACAACCTCGCACACGTCCGGGGGCTCGCCGAGGTGGCTGCCGGACGCGGGCAGAGCCTCGCGCAGCTCGCGATCGCGTGGGTCCTGCGTGACCCGCGGGTCACGTCAGTCGTCCTGGGACCGCGGACGACAGCGCAGCTCGAGGACAGCCTGCGCGCGATCAGCGGGCCCCCGATCACCCCCGACGAGCTCGC
This Cellulomonas sp. WB94 DNA region includes the following protein-coding sequences:
- the serA gene encoding phosphoglycerate dehydrogenase — encoded protein: MSPVRALLLENLHPDAVTNLEQAGYEVITRTGALDEDELIDALQGVALLGIRSKTTVTARAIESSPDLVAIGAFCIGTNQIDLASAAHHGVAVFNAPFSNTRSVVEITIAEIIALTRRLTEFDRSMHEGVWNKSAIGAHEVRGRTLGIIGYGNIGTQLSVLAENLGMSVIFYDTAEKLALGNARRASTMDELLESADIVTLHVDGRPGNAGMFGGKQIARMRPGAILLNLSRGFVVDPASLREAIVSQHLSGAAIDVFPVEPKRKGDPFESELRGLPNVILTPHTGGSTEEAQEAIGNFVSHKMRDYLRTGTTTLSVNLPNLALDQAPGVHRLAYLHRNTPGVLAAVNATLAKHGVNIEGQLLATRGEIGYVVTDAGAPVEQAVVEALRARPESVRLRLLS
- a CDS encoding aldo/keto reductase, whose amino-acid sequence is MHVADPQRHARLPTRRAGRSGLALGVATLGLWQNFGAARPFAEQRELVLRAIDLGITHLDLANNYGPPAGAAEESVGRLLARDLAPYRDELVIATKAGYRAWPGPYGEHGSRKYLLASLDRSLARLGLDHVDVFYSHRYDPKTPLEETLGALTTALDSGRARYVGVSSYSAVRTAQAAELAQSMGLELTLHQPSYSMLNRWVEHPDAAADGRSLLDVAADVGLGVVAFSPLAQGMLTGRYLDGVPPDSRAARGGPLRPEYLSADNLAHVRGLAEVAAGRGQSLAQLAIAWVLRDPRVTSVVLGPRTTAQLEDSLRAISGPPITPDELAAIERHAVDAGVNLWGPRSSEL
- a CDS encoding DUF5302 domain-containing protein; translation: MAQQDDTPSAPTATEDAKAKFREALDRKKAAGHRTADGSKNTGSVHSAETTGPVQRQFRRKSGSA